Proteins encoded together in one Campylobacter concisus window:
- a CDS encoding STT3 domain-containing protein has protein sequence MNRNLFFKNYSLYLMIFAAVLFGMVCRLYWVFWASEYPVFFWNNELMISTNDGYAFAEGARDMLAGFHQENDLSYYGYPLSTLTYWIVKFLGVKLETAMIYMSVFFSSLVAVPVILIANEYKAKMAGFIAALLAVIANSYYNRTMAGYYDTDMLIITLSVFVVWGLVRVLEKKDAKSLIIAPLSVLIYMWWYMSAFSLISILTGLFLLYTLIFDRKNPLFYLEISLLLLAISNLDLTLKFIVVIAIYALCLFKKEVINLKIALGILAIIFVIFVIRGGLNPIIFQLKFYVFRDAPEVGGMSFHFFNVNQTIQESSVVDFTLFCERISANVITFLISLAGVALFCYKHRSFAVSLGMLALGFLAFKSGLRFTIYAVPIMALGFGYLVEFVLANLKLKGAVLNLIRAFIAALVLAPALIHIYGYKAEPVFVNKEVEILNKLKSIAGREDYVLAWWDYGYPIRYYSDVKTLIDGGKHLGRENFAVSFALGSDEMSSANMARLDVEYTERNFKEHFNGNLAQILKDRNLSVDQFFSEIKEANFSLPAKSIEIYYYLPDRMLSIFPTILQFSKIDLKSGKNLNNGLFITTRAISQSEKGIRLSGGFTLTSDVTNLIYDGNVLPLRSFIETDYNEAGKLNVKEYKNNESSNISVIFMRDYGRFIILDESILNSAYIQLFVLERYDPKVFEPVILDGAAKVYRLKR, from the coding sequence ATGAATAGAAATTTATTTTTTAAAAATTACTCTTTATACCTTATGATATTTGCCGCAGTCCTCTTTGGCATGGTTTGCAGGCTTTACTGGGTCTTTTGGGCGAGTGAGTATCCAGTCTTTTTCTGGAACAACGAGCTGATGATCAGCACAAACGACGGCTACGCATTTGCCGAGGGGGCAAGGGACATGCTAGCTGGCTTTCACCAAGAAAACGACCTTAGCTACTATGGCTATCCGCTCTCGACGCTTACTTACTGGATCGTGAAATTCCTAGGCGTCAAGCTTGAGACAGCGATGATTTATATGAGTGTATTTTTCTCGTCGCTTGTGGCTGTGCCTGTTATCTTGATCGCAAATGAATACAAAGCAAAAATGGCTGGCTTCATCGCTGCACTTCTTGCAGTGATCGCAAATAGCTACTACAACCGCACGATGGCTGGTTACTACGACACTGACATGCTCATCATCACTCTTAGCGTCTTTGTCGTTTGGGGACTTGTTAGGGTGCTTGAGAAAAAGGACGCAAAGAGCCTGATAATAGCACCTTTAAGCGTGCTTATCTATATGTGGTGGTATATGAGCGCCTTTTCGCTTATTAGCATTTTAACCGGGCTATTTTTACTTTACACGCTCATTTTTGATAGGAAAAATCCACTTTTTTACCTTGAAATTTCGCTGCTTTTACTTGCTATCTCAAACCTTGATCTAACTCTTAAATTTATCGTTGTCATCGCTATTTACGCACTTTGCCTATTTAAAAAAGAGGTGATAAATTTAAAAATTGCTCTTGGCATTTTGGCGATTATCTTTGTCATTTTTGTCATCCGTGGTGGGCTAAATCCGATAATCTTTCAGCTTAAATTCTACGTCTTTAGAGATGCGCCTGAAGTTGGCGGTATGAGCTTTCACTTTTTTAATGTCAATCAAACTATCCAAGAGTCAAGCGTCGTTGATTTTACGCTATTTTGTGAGAGGATCAGCGCAAATGTCATCACATTTTTGATCTCGCTTGCTGGCGTCGCTCTGTTTTGCTACAAGCACCGCTCATTTGCCGTCTCGCTGGGCATGCTCGCACTTGGCTTTTTAGCCTTTAAAAGTGGCCTTAGATTTACCATTTATGCCGTGCCTATCATGGCACTTGGCTTTGGCTACTTAGTGGAGTTTGTGCTTGCAAATTTAAAGCTAAAAGGGGCTGTTTTAAATCTCATAAGAGCGTTCATAGCGGCCCTAGTGCTTGCTCCAGCGCTCATTCACATCTATGGCTACAAGGCTGAGCCAGTCTTTGTAAATAAAGAAGTTGAAATTTTAAATAAGCTAAAAAGCATCGCAGGACGCGAAGACTACGTGCTTGCGTGGTGGGACTATGGATATCCGATTAGATATTACAGCGATGTTAAGACGCTAATTGACGGCGGAAAGCACCTTGGACGTGAAAATTTTGCCGTGAGCTTTGCGCTTGGAAGCGACGAGATGAGCTCGGCAAATATGGCAAGGCTCGATGTAGAATACACTGAGCGAAATTTCAAAGAGCACTTTAATGGCAACTTGGCTCAAATTTTAAAAGATAGAAATTTAAGCGTTGATCAGTTTTTTAGCGAGATAAAAGAGGCAAATTTTAGCCTACCAGCAAAGAGCATAGAGATTTATTATTACCTGCCAGATAGGATGCTTAGCATCTTTCCGACCATTTTGCAGTTTAGCAAGATCGATCTAAAAAGTGGTAAAAACCTAAACAACGGACTTTTCATCACCACAAGAGCGATCTCGCAAAGCGAAAAGGGCATTAGACTAAGTGGTGGATTTACTCTAACAAGTGATGTCACAAATTTGATCTATGATGGCAATGTCTTACCACTAAGATCTTTCATAGAGACCGACTACAACGAGGCTGGCAAGCTAAATGTAAAAGAGTATAAAAATAATGAAAGCTCAAATATTTCTGTCATTT
- the pglJ gene encoding N-acetylgalactosamine-N,N'-diacetylbacillosaminyl-diphospho-undecaprenol 4-alpha-N-acetylgalactosaminyltransferase yields the protein MKKLAVFLYSMGPGGAERNVANLLPFLVKHYEVHLILMSKVIAYEIPSEVQIHFIENSDPYESGLKKLARLFLAMPLLAFKYKKLCQNLGIDTQFVLMNRPCYIAGLARILGLKARLVISERSCPSILYKNDLSGRVNKFLLTHLYKKADLILANAAGNKEDLVRNFGMSEAKTKVLYNALDLKTINLLKDEPLESDFKPFFINIGRLDSGKNQAMLIKIIASINDPRATLGILGKGPLKDELQNLIDKFGVGDRVKLLGTDKNPFRHIKNASCLLCASRFEGFSNVLLEALACEKTIISTEHKSGAKELLGESEFGILVPVDDENAMKEAMIKVLNEREIRQNFENVAYNRAKFFDSENIASKLINFLENPNE from the coding sequence GTGAAAAAATTAGCCGTTTTTTTATATTCGATGGGGCCTGGTGGGGCTGAGCGAAATGTGGCAAATTTACTGCCATTTTTGGTTAAACATTATGAAGTTCATCTCATCTTAATGAGCAAGGTCATCGCCTATGAGATCCCAAGCGAGGTGCAAATCCACTTTATAGAAAATAGCGATCCTTACGAGAGCGGACTAAAGAAGCTTGCAAGGCTCTTTTTAGCGATGCCGTTGCTTGCCTTTAAGTATAAAAAGCTCTGTCAAAACTTAGGCATCGACACGCAGTTTGTGCTGATGAACCGCCCTTGCTATATCGCTGGGCTTGCTAGGATTTTAGGGCTAAAGGCTAGGCTAGTTATCAGCGAGCGAAGCTGTCCGTCGATCCTATATAAAAACGATCTAAGCGGCAGGGTTAATAAATTTTTACTCACTCATCTTTATAAAAAGGCTGATCTAATCCTCGCAAATGCAGCTGGCAATAAAGAGGATCTGGTGCGAAATTTTGGCATGAGTGAGGCAAAAACAAAGGTGCTTTATAACGCCCTTGATCTAAAAACTATAAATTTGCTAAAAGATGAGCCACTTGAGAGCGACTTTAAGCCATTTTTCATAAACATAGGCCGCCTTGATAGCGGTAAAAATCAAGCCATGCTAATAAAAATAATCGCTTCAATTAACGACCCTAGAGCCACGCTTGGCATCCTTGGCAAAGGGCCTTTAAAGGATGAGCTACAAAATTTGATAGATAAATTTGGCGTGGGCGATCGAGTAAAACTTCTTGGCACTGATAAAAACCCTTTTAGGCATATAAAAAACGCCTCTTGCTTGCTTTGTGCCTCGCGTTTTGAGGGCTTTTCAAATGTCTTGCTTGAAGCGCTAGCGTGCGAAAAAACTATCATTTCAACCGAGCATAAAAGCGGTGCAAAGGAGCTTTTGGGCGAGAGCGAGTTTGGCATCTTAGTGCCAGTTGATGACGAAAATGCGATGAAAGAAGCGATGATAAAGGTGCTTAACGAGCGTGAAATAAGGCAAAATTTTGAAAATGTTGCGTATAATCGGGCTAAATTTTTTGATAGTGAAAACATAGCGAGCAAACTTATAAATTTTTTGGAAAATCCTAATGAATAG
- a CDS encoding glycosyltransferase, with product MKILFVIAALRNGGAERVLNVLANELCKDNEITIALLEEDLGLYKFSEKINIINLNVIGSGLALKFKKILALRALFKEQRADLIISFIDWTNVACVLANAGLKSKLIATEHHEHSYLKNKIASAMRDISYRFVDGLSVLSKSDYDYYKFAKNREVIHNPLFIDVPEICEKKNVILSVARLEAVKGYDLYFEALSKADKSLLDGWEIKIAGSGRQEAELKQMASNLGLNVKFLGHMSDVSKLYSEAKIFTLCSRSEGLSNVLIESGAFNCARLSSDTVGARELINDGIDGLIFKNGDANDLKDKLEMLLKDENLRQKLAKNASESANLFNKENIIKQWREFIKKVVSK from the coding sequence GCTGAACGTGTGCTAAACGTGCTTGCAAACGAGCTTTGCAAAGACAATGAGATCACTATCGCTCTTCTTGAAGAGGACCTTGGGCTTTATAAATTTAGTGAAAAGATAAATATCATAAACCTTAACGTCATTGGCTCAGGGCTCGCTTTAAAATTTAAAAAAATCCTCGCTCTTAGAGCGCTTTTTAAAGAGCAAAGGGCTGATCTGATAATTAGCTTTATCGACTGGACAAACGTCGCTTGCGTGCTGGCAAATGCTGGGCTAAAGAGCAAACTAATAGCAACTGAGCATCACGAGCACAGCTACCTAAAAAACAAAATCGCAAGCGCTATGCGTGATATTAGCTACCGTTTTGTAGATGGCCTAAGCGTGCTAAGCAAAAGCGACTACGACTACTATAAATTTGCCAAAAACCGCGAGGTCATCCACAACCCACTCTTTATCGACGTGCCTGAAATTTGCGAGAAGAAAAATGTCATCTTAAGCGTGGCAAGGCTGGAGGCGGTAAAGGGCTATGATCTCTATTTTGAGGCGCTTAGCAAGGCGGATAAGAGCTTGCTTGATGGCTGGGAGATAAAGATCGCAGGCAGTGGCAGGCAGGAGGCCGAACTGAAGCAAATGGCGTCAAATTTAGGGCTTAATGTCAAATTTCTAGGTCACATGAGCGATGTTAGCAAGCTTTATAGCGAGGCAAAAATTTTTACTCTTTGCTCAAGAAGTGAGGGGCTTTCAAATGTGCTAATAGAATCAGGCGCCTTTAATTGCGCTAGGCTAAGTAGTGACACCGTGGGAGCAAGAGAGCTTATAAATGACGGCATAGATGGGCTTATCTTTAAAAATGGCGACGCAAATGATCTAAAAGATAAGCTTGAAATGCTTTTAAAAGATGAAAATTTAAGGCAAAAACTAGCAAAAAACGCCAGCGAAAGTGCAAATTTATTTAACAAAGAAAATATAATCAAACAGTGGCGAGAATTTATAAAAAAGGTTGTTAGCAAGTGA